A genome region from Fusarium musae strain F31 chromosome 5, whole genome shotgun sequence includes the following:
- a CDS encoding hypothetical protein (EggNog:ENOG41~BUSCO:EOG09263J7D) produces MSTQVTTKTETTSEEWKTTQAAVAPPKIVSAARKKQRIVQDGILSLRTNSAHEHRGAAWSTPHSNSNSAVPATPAQQYKEWQRIQANTRSLGSKLEKRYIPTELVNNPPGPEDITLEMLMASQTHIGHKTSLWNPANSRYIYGVRQGVHIISLETTAAHLRRAARVVEEVAYKAGLILFVGNRKGQMEIVTQAAEMAGACHLFTKWTPGAITNRDVILKMAGTKVVDHKDQELPGFEAYRGSARPLMPDLVVCLNPLENYTLLYECGLKSIPTIGVIDTNVDPSWVTYTIPANDDSLRAMAVVGGVLGRAGQRGQQRRMADAKKNNMATWENSPDIVQHMNREKKAAIAERKNVMGQMQHNLEGFNEEEQKILREGLYGDELEVTESEMVDMMGQAALGAAKEAAAEALSSLPEEHASSGPESSIQAAASEVVVEAQAESNISSPEQPITSDAATSAPEQPAAPEVVADVQSEVSPTKSAQDSRLASIEDQLSGLKSAAEAIEADIKSGKQ; encoded by the exons ATGTCCACTCAGGTCACCACAAAGACTGAGACTACATCCGAAGAGTGGAAGACAACCCAGGCCGCTGTTGCGCCCCCAAAGATTGTCTCAGCGGCACGAAAGAAGCAACGGATTGTACAAGACGGTATTCTTTCTCTCAGGACCAACTCGGCGCACGAGCACAGGGGCGCTGCTTGGTCTACACCTCACTCCAACTCGAACTCGGCGGTACCTGCGACTCCTGCTCAGCAGTATAAAGAATGGCAAAGAATTCAGGCCAACACACGAAGTCTCGGTTCAAAACTGGAGAAGCGCTATATTCCCACcgagcttgtcaacaacCCACCTGGACCTGAGGATATCACTCTagagatgttgatggcttCACAAACACATATTGGACATAAAACCTCGCTCTGGAACCCCGCGAACTCTCGGTACATCTATGGAGTGCGACAAGGTGTTCACATTATCTCCCTGGAAACGACTGCAGCACACCTGCGACGTGCGGCCCGtgtggtggaggaggtagCATACAAGGCTGGCCTCATTCTCTTCGTAGGAAACCGAAAGGGTCAGATGGAGATTGTCACCCAGGCTGCTGAGATGGCTGGTGCCTGTCATTTGTTCACCAAGTGGACCCCTGGAGCTATCACCAATCGTGATGTTATTCTGAAGATGGCCGGAACAAAGGTTGTGGACCACAAGGACCAGGAACTCCCCGGCTTCGAGGCCTACAGAGGTTCGGCTCGGCCGCTGATGCCTGATCTGGTTGTTTGCTTAAACCCCCTTGAGAACTATACTCTTCTGTATGAGTGTGGTCTTAAGAGCATTCCTACGATTGGCGTTATTGATACCAACGTAGACCCATCATGGGTGACATATACCATTCCTGCGAACGATGACAG TCTACGAGCGatggctgttgttggtggtgtcCTAGGTCGAGCTGGCCAAAGAGGCCAACAGCGACGTATGGCAGATGCTAAGAAGAATAACATGGCGACATGGGAAAATTCTCCTGATATCGTACAGCACATGAACCGCGAAAAGAAGGCCGCTATTGCTGAACGCAAGAATGTAATGGGACAGATGCAACACAACCTCGAGGGATTCAATGAGGAGGAACAGAAGATTTTACGAGAGGGTCTCTACGGAGACGAGCTTGAGGTTACTGAGAGCGAGATGGTGGACATGATGGGACAGGCTGCCCTGGGAGCTGCAAAGGAGGCTGCCGCTGAAGCGCTTTCTTCATTGCCTGAGGAACACGCTAGCTCTGGCCCTGAGTCTTCTATAcaggctgctgcttctgaagTCGTGGTTGAGGCTCAGGCTGAGTCCAACATCTCATCGCCAGAACAGCCTATCACCTCCGACGCAGCCACCTCAGCTCCCGAGCAACCCGCTGCACCAGAGGTAGTAGCCGACGTTCAGTCTGAGGTTAGCCCTACCAAATCAGCACAGGATTCTAGGCTAGCGAGCATCGAGGATCAGTTGTCAGGACTGAAGAGTGCGGCGGAGGCGATCGAGGCCGATATCAAGAGCGGCAAGCAGTAG
- a CDS encoding hypothetical protein (EggNog:ENOG41) translates to MSGNTYRGTPTRNQGRGAVPFTNSPSGGSSIPRPVLEPSPPTETGSAVSASRQKQSKRDEAIRKKLENDLSKKKHLTSRARHSRKAPPGTVLALKPSQALQIKPGTTVSEAAQLMAAKREDCVLVTDDDDRIAGIFTAKDLAFRVVGAGAKASAITIAEIMTKNPLCARTDTSATDALDLMVRKGFRHLPVMDENQDISGVLDITKCFYDAMEKLERAYSSSRKLYDALEGVQSELGSTQPQQIIQYVEALRSKMSGPTLETVLNGVPPTTVSVRTSVKEAAQLMKENRTTAVLVQDQGAITGIFTSKDVVLRVIAPGLDPANCSVVRVMTPHPDFAPMDMTLQAALRKMHDGHYLNLPVMNDGGEIVGMVDVLKLTYATLDQINAMSNTNDEGPAWNKFWLSLDAETESMMSGEGSAAQHTNLGSRLTSPDMHRGINDSLAPGDSASHVGMESPPRSVLPDVLEHQLPEELPFPFKFKAPSGRVHRLKVTATEGIEVFVNAVASKLGAEADSIGGVPPVSDGKIVGPGFAMSFLDDEGDSISITADHDLLEAVILARQAHHDKVDLFVHDPEKPPVSGAPATPSVSTGAGLRERRKWWPEEDEDDSEDEDEDDEPVRRRKGRAAHTHAQGPEQLIAGVPNELILPGAIVTLAVTIIGVFAIARLTSR, encoded by the exons ATGTCGGGAAACACTTATAGAGGAACTCCCACTCGCAACCAGGGCCGTGGCGCGGTTCCTTTCACCAACAGTCCCAGTGGTGGTTCAAGCATCCCTCGTCCGGTCCTCGAACCCTCACCGCCTACTGAGACTGGATCTGCGGTCAGCGCGAGTCGTCAGAAGCAGAGCAAGCGTGATGAG GCCATCCGAAAGAAGCTCGAAAATGAtctctccaagaagaagcacctTACCAGCCGGGCTCGCCATTCACGAAAGGCTCCTCCCGGGACTGTCCTCGCATTGAAACCCAGTCAGGCCCTACAGATCAAGCCTGGCACCACCGTCTCCGAGGCTGCTCAGCTGATGGCCGCAAAACGCGAGGATTGTGTTCTGGTaactgacgatgacgatcgCATTGCTGGTATTTTCACCGCAAAGGATCTTGCGTTCCGAGTTGTGGGAGCTGGAGCAAAAGCTTCTGCTATTACTATCGCTGAGATTATGACCAAGAACCCTCTTTGCGCTCGAACCGATACCAGTGCTACCGATGCCTTGGATCTCATGGTCCGAAAGGGTTTCCGACATTTGCCAGTTATGGACGAAAACCAGGATATTTCGGGTGTGTTGGATATTACCAAGTGCTTCTACGATGCCATGGAGAAGCTAGAGCGTGCCTACTCGTCCTCTAGAAAGCTTTACGATGCGCTTGAGGGCGTCCAGTCTGAACTGGGCTCGACTCAACCTCAGCAGATCATCCAATATGTCGAAGCTCTGCGCAGCAAGATGTCTGGGCCAACTTTGGAGACCGTGCTCAACGGTGTGCCCCCCACCACCGTGAGCGTGCGAACCTCGGTCAAGGAAGCTGCTCAGCTTATGAAGGAGAACCGTACAACCGCTGTCCTTGTTCAGGATCAAGGAGCTATTACGGGTATTTTCACCAGCAAGGATGTCGTTCTTCGAGTTATTGCACCTGGTCTTGACCCCGCCAACTGCAGTGTTGTGCGTGTCATGACCCCTCACCCCGACTTTGCACCCATGGATATGACCCTCCAGGCGGCTCTCCGCAAGATGCACG ATGGTCACTACCTAAACCTCCCTGTCATGAATGATGGCGGTGAGATCGTTGGCATGGTGGACGTTCTCAAGCTAACATATGCCACACTTGACCAAATCAACGCCATGTCAAACACCAATGATGAGGGTCCCGCGTGGAATAAGTTCTGGCTGTCGCTCGATGCTGAGACAGAGTCCATGATGTCTGGAGAGGGTAGTGCAGCACAGCACACCAATCTGGGTTCTCGCCTGACCTCGCCTGATATGCACCGCGGTATCAACGATAGTCTCGCTCCTGGCGACTCAGCATCTCATGTTGGCATGGAGTCACCTCCACGTTCTGTTCTCCCCGATGTTCTCGAACATCAATTACCAGAAGAGCTCCCGTTCCCCTTCAAATTCAAGGCTCCATCTGGCCGTGTGCACCGTCTCAAGGTTACTGCGACAGAAGGCATCGAAGTTTTCGTCAACGCTGTTGCCTCCAAGCTTGGTGCTGAGGCAGATAGCATCGGTGGTGTGCCTCCTGTGTCTGACGGCAAGATTGTCGGTCCAGGTTTTGCAATGAGCTTTTtggatgatgaaggagactCTATCTCTATCACAGCCGACCATGACCTTCTCGAGGCTGTCATTCTGGCCCGCCAAGCTCACCATGATAAGGTCGATCTATTTGTCCATGATCCTGAGAAGCCACCTGTATCTGGGGCGCCTGCTACACCATCAGTCTCAACCGGGGCCGGTCTGCGAGAGCGGCGCAAGTGGTGGCccgaagaggacgaggatgattcagaagatgaggatgaggatgatgaacccGTACGGAGACGAAAGGGCCGTGCGGCACATACACACGCACAAGGCCCCGAGCAGCTTATTGCCGGTGTACCGAACGAGCTCATACTTCCTGGCGCAATTGTCACATTGGCCGTCACTATCATTGGTGTCTTTGCCATCGCCAGACTCACCAGTCGGTAA
- a CDS encoding hypothetical protein (EggNog:ENOG41): MAADSLTTAKNSGVIVFDKCETIERQRDNIYETSFLQRLKSPFVVQTVPYTGYLRALQLYGNEDAFDLTQDERENLLNCKNLEFCRSLARAQGYNPESGNSAPWAGVYFPLKFIQTYPGPRMVVLEPDVEEQTLPSEQTVSSTDTEDQSTSSTTEITQEIGIAEETSLVPFSTLQLYDSAKPATLRGMSGSRVPIEDDFGNTCVGGMEMAVVVTELLEGAVKGNFNLEWKRAIEDTLDYIGGSENMAAFLEMMYKKFPKKKDNSVASIIGRRLRGSE, from the coding sequence ATGGCCGCAGACTCGCTGACAACCGCCAAGAACTCCGGTGTCATTGTGTTCGACAAATGCGAAACTATAGAGCGCCAGCGTGACAACATCTATGAGACTTCATTTCTCCAACGCCTCAAAAGCCCCTTCGTCGTGCAAACTGTCCCCTATACTGGATATCTACGCGCACTACAGCTGTATGGCAACGAGGATGCTTTCGATCTCACCCAAGACGAACGTGAGAACCTCTTGAACTGCAAGAATCTGGAATTCTGTCGATCCCTTGCTCGGGCCCAAGGCTACAATCCGGAGTCTGGTAACAGTGCGCCCTGGGCGGGTGTATACTTTCCGCTCAAGTTCATTCAGACATACCCCGGCCCCCGCATGGTCGTCCTTGAACCAGACGTTGAGGAGCAGACTCTCCCCAGTGAACAAACAGTTTCCAGCACAGACACGGAGGACCAGTCAACTTCCTCGACTACCGAGATCACCCAAGAGATCGGAATAGCTGAAGAAACATCCCTCGTTCCGTTCTCAACTCTTCAACTGTATGACTCCGCCAAACCAGCGACTCTCCGAGGCATGAGTGGTAGCCGCGTGCCCATTGAAGATGATTTCGGCAACACCTGTGTTGGCGGCATGGAAATGGCTGTCGTCGTGACAGAATTACTGGAGGGTGCTGTGAAAGGAAACTTCAATCTTGAGTGGAAGAGAGCAATCGAGGACACACTCGACTACATTGGAGGCTCGGAGAACATGGCCGCTTTTCTCGAAATGATGTACAAGAAAttccccaagaagaaggacaattCAGTGGCGTCAATTATTGGCCGTCGACTCCGCGGCTCGGAGTGA